The proteins below come from a single Alnus glutinosa chromosome 9, dhAlnGlut1.1, whole genome shotgun sequence genomic window:
- the LOC133877594 gene encoding UDP-glycosyltransferase 76E2-like, whose protein sequence is MERQGKRRRRVVLVPWPFQGHINPILQLGSILHSNGFSVTVVHTQYNPPDPSSHPDFSFLSLPDTSSDYNVLTGDALDFVLQLNAKCKARSRECLAEVMRQQGSDNGIACIIYDEYMFLSEETAKDLNLPSIILRTSTASNFLARTALIQLKTEGHIPFPESRSQDPVPKLYPLRFKDLPFSIFANLENFLQIVSKTSNSKTSSAIIHNTINCLENSSLAKIQQQCQIPIFPIGPMHKIASASSSSLSEEDSSCLAWLHKQSCNSVIYVSLGTIAFMDVKELVEMAWGLTNSRQPFLWVVRPGSVHGAEWIEVLPKSLKENIEERGYIVKWAPQKKVLAHNAVGGFLSHCGWNSTLESICEGVPMICRPCFEDQRVNARYVSHVWNVGLELESELERGEIERTIRRLMVDEEGKEMRKRGKNLKERIEFCIKEGGSSNNSLNKLIEMIMSF, encoded by the exons atggaaAGGCAAGGAAAGAGACGTCGCCGGGTGGTGCTAGTCCCATGGCCGTTCCAAGGCCACATAAACCCAATCCTTCAGTTGGGCAGCATCCTCCACTCCAATGGCTTCTCCGTCACAGTTGTTCACACCCAATACAACCCCCCCGACCCTTCAAGCCACCCCGATTTCAGCTTTCTTTCCTTGCCAGATACCTCATCTGACTACAACGTCTTAACTGGCGACGCATTAGATTTTGTATTGCAGCTTAATGCCAAATGCAAAGCTCGTTCCCGAGAATGTTTGGCTGAAGTGATGAGGCAACAGGGCTCCGACAATGGAATCGCCTGCATTATCTACGATGAGTACATGTTCTTGTCTGAAGAAACGGCAAAGGATCTCAATCTTCCAAGCATCATCTTACGCACATCTACTGCTTCCAATTTTCTTGCTCGTACTGCCCTTATCCAACTCAAGACAGAAGGCCACATTCCCTTcccag AATCTAGGTCACAGGATCCAGTTCCAAAGCTTTATCCACTCAGGTTCAAGGATCTACCTTTCTCCATTTTTGCAAATTTAGAGAACTTTTTGCAAATAGTGAGTAAAACTTCTAACAGCAAAACATCTTCAGCCATCATTCATAATACAATTAACTGCCTTGAAAATTCATCATTGGCAAAGATTCAACAGCAATGTCAAATTCCTATCTTCCCAATAGGCCCTATGCATAAGATTGCCTCGGCCTCCTCTAGCAGCTTATCGGAAGAGGACAGTAGCTGCTTGGCTTGGCTTCATAAGCAAAGTTGTAACTCAGTTATTTATGTAAGCTTGGGAACCATAGCATTCATGGATGTCAAAGAGCTTGTTGAGATGGCTTGGGGCCTAACGAACAGCCGGCAACCTTTCTTGTGGGTGGTTCGACCGGGCTCAGTTCACGGTGCGGAATGGATTGAGGTATTGCCcaaaagtttgaaagaaaacattgaAGAGAGGGGTTATATTGTGAAATGGGCACCCCAAAAGAAAGTTCTGGCACACAATGCAGTGGGAGGATTTTTGAGCCATTGTGGATGGAATTCAACGCTGGAGAGTATTTGCGAAGGAGTTCCAATGATATGCAGACCGTGTTTCGAGGACCAGAGAGTAAATGCAAGGTATGTGAGCCACGTATGGAATGTAGGCCTAGAATTAGAGAGTGAGTTGGAGAGAGGTGAGATAGAGAGAACTATAAGAAGACTTATGGTGGATGAAGAAGGGAAAGAGATGCGGAAGAGGGGGAAGAATTTGAAGGAGAGAATTGAATTTTGCATTAAAGAAGGTGGTTCCTCTAATAACTCCTTGAACAAGCTGATAGAGATG